DNA from Phaeodactylum tricornutum CCAP 1055/1 chromosome 30, whole genome shotgun sequence:
agaaaaagaaccaGAACAGATCTTGGTTCGCGCCCAGTAGCGGTTTTTGAATCCGCGGGTACGATCAGTTGACAATTGATCTTGAAATCAGTTAAGTAAAAATGGTCGCCTGTGGTCAATACTTCGTTAATCTATCTCACGAGTTTTCCCCTCCTTCAAAACGATTATACGAATCACAAAAGTATCTTAACCGATGCGTTCCTATTTGATTTATGATAATTTCAGTCACAATGACTGGATTACAGGGTCGGAATGACCTGTGTACTTATCAATTATGTCACCAGTCATTCGCAATTTTCAGTTTTGTTGTTCAAACTAGTcacttttctgaaaattcATCCGAAATTTTCCGAAATACCGTATCCTACCGTTTACTCAATTCCCACCGTTTCCACCGTTTACCATGGCTGATGCTGATGCTCCCAACGCTCCCGAAGCTGGTCTTGCTCCGGCTGTTGCTGCCAATGCCCCGGGTATTGTTGGTGACGCCCAAGCTGCCGCTTACGCTGCGTTTGCCGCTGCTGAAGCTCAAATGGCAAACGCTCTCGCTGTTCTCGCGGGGGAAGCACCCCCTGATGCTCAACCCTTTCCTCCACCTCCGGGAGTGGCCGACATTCCAGTTGGCCTCCCTCCGGCTGTGGTGGATGCTCCTCTCATTGATCCGTATGACAGTCTTCTCATGAGGGCTGGCATGAACTACGGAACTCGCAAGGCTTTTTCTAAGGAGGGCTATGGTTTGATGTCTGACTTGGTTACTCTTAACCAGAAGCAACTTGAATCCCTCATTGATATGATGAACAAGAAGCATTGCGGTAAATCTTTTCAAGGCGCAATTCCGTTGGGCCTGAACCTTGTGGCTGAAGACCTTGAGATTGATATTGGCCACAAAACCAAGACCACTCTCAAGGTTATTCTCCATTGGGCGGACCTCCAGAAAAGTCTTGGATTAGACGTGAATGCCGAGGATTATACCAATGTTGTTGGTCAGCTTGCCCGCGAACGTATGGATGAAGAGGAGAAGATTCTTGAGGCGGCCAAGAAGCTTACGCCTTCTAAGCCAACAACCCTCAAGGATATGACCAAGTGGCGTTCCTTCTTTGAAAACTGGAACTCATACATGAGTCAGTGTCGCGGTGCTGCGGCTATCCCTCTTTCGTACATTTACCGTACCAACAAGCAGCCCAAGACCGCTTTGGTCGGAACCTATGTGAATATGGATGCCTATTTGGTTGCCCAGACAGTCCTGTCTGGTTCCAACTTTGAGATCAATAACCAACGGGTTTTTGACAAATTCAAGGAAGCAATCATTACAACCGGACCTGGATGGTCTTTCATCAAGATGTACAACCAAAGCAAGGATGGTTGTGCTGCCATTTTGAAATTAAAGGAACAGGCGGAAGGAACATTAAACGAGTCAGTTCGCCGTGATGATGCCATCAAGATCCTGTCAACTACAACATACAATGGTCCGAGTTGTAACTCGAATATTGATATGCTGTTGCAGAAATTTCAGTATGCCATATCGGAATTGGTCGAAATTGACGGAGTTGCGTTGCCGGATGGGCAGCTTGTGACTTATTTGGTCCAGGCATTGAAGGACCCAAGTCTGAGTTATGTTCGTGACACAATTCGCACCAATGCCACTTATCGGAACAGTTTTCCGgaagcgcagctttttgTGAAGACTTTTGTGTCTTTGTCCACAAGCAAATCCGAAAACACGCCTCGACAGGTCAATGATGTGCAAACATCAGGTAGTGGGGCCTCCGGTGGGAGTAAGAAAGGAGGTACCGGGAAAGGAGCCAGCAAGCCGACTCCCTTCAAGGGTGCAGTCACGGCTCGCAGTTATACTCCGggagaatggaaaagtttgtccAAGGACCAACAGGAAAAAGTGCGATCGCTGCGTAATAAAAAGAAGCAAGGAGGGAAACCCGAGGAATCAGAGAGGAGTGTTGACAGTGTAGCACGGGGTGAGCCTGTGGACACTAAGGAAGTCCATACCAGCAGTGAAATGGAACCGACTTCAGATGCGGCTGGCCTGCAATTTGGCCGTGGTGCGTATAAGAAATCGGTCGGATTCACTGCGGACACCGCTTCTCCTTCTGAAAACGgaacgaagaagcagaaaacgCATCATGATGCGTGAAACGCGGCACCCGATGCCAGTGTTTCGGGGACTAAGCAATGCATTTTACCAGATCGAGTGATATTGAGCCTCACCTCTACACGCAGCATTTGTGATCTCAACGCATGCACTCATCTTGGTGAGGGCCGCTGCAAGTTGGATT
Protein-coding regions in this window:
- a CDS encoding predicted protein, translating into MADADAPNAPEAGLAPAVAANAPGIVGDAQAAAYAAFAAAEAQMANALAVLAGEAPPDAQPFPPPPGVADIPVGLPPAVVDAPLIDPYDSLLMRAGMNYGTRKAFSKEGYGLMSDLVTLNQKQLESLIDMMNKKHCGKSFQGAIPLGLNLVAEDLEIDIGHKTKTTLKVILHWADLQKSLGLDVNAEDYTNVVGQLARERMDEEEKILEAAKKLTPSKPTTLKDMTKWRSFFENWNSYMSQCRGAAAIPLSYIYRTNKQPKTALVGTYVNMDAYLVAQTVLSGSNFEINNQRVFDKFKEAIITTGPGWSFIKMYNQSKDGCAAILKLKEQAEGTLNESVRRDDAIKILSTTTYNGPSCNSNIDMLLQKFQYAISELVEIDGVALPDGQLVTYLVQALKDPSLSYVRDTIRTNATYRNSFPEAQLFVKTFVSLSTSKSENTPRQVNDVQTSGSGASGGSKKGGTGKGASKPTPFKGAVTARSYTPGEWKSLSKDQQEKVRSLRNKKKQGGKPEESERSVDSVARGEPVDTKEVHTSSEMEPTSDAAGLQFGRDTCVAGANTVLIGESQKSVTMRPFSGEYSALKNIPIGTVATAYTVPEDGRVVLLIINQALFFGDRLKNTLLTPNQMRDFGIEVDNAPRQYVANSKHSLYVPDSPLWILLQLRGIFSFLESRKPTQQELDECEHIILTSDVPWEPCSTDFARREEQAVKRDRSVSLVDTRGLSTGHATFSAHQYGIRTIAALQRMGWMAGLTWMCTHSDNFTSVVSNMTSSERWSALTLEVLSRRWNIGLESAKRTLQAMTQKGVRTVMHPLTRRYRTRQSHLRFPTIWTKVYTDTMFLSVVSIRQYKCAQPVAESIREIKKAVRHRLQVSRAPRRLWCFCCEWVSAIRQLTAHNIPALNGCVATELLEGDTPDISEYAQFDWYEPVWFIDPTSAFPEMKKKLGQWVGVASDVGQAMTFWILPKSCIPMARSSVARVLPDVGATDEFKADLAELNLAIEKRIGNSKTAEEDQVIDGQLANLVSGPTDDLFEG